The Thermoplasmata archaeon genome includes a region encoding these proteins:
- a CDS encoding PKD domain-containing protein, with protein MNRGPLADFNMSLTTATILDDIAFTPEAFDMDGAISRYFWDFGDGSTSDEPNPTHRYRTKGTFWPTLYVVDDDSAASNIARKQIIVENIPPQGAINASSTSPLTLEKINLTASGSDADGTVKLYIWDFSDGTTAVGENVSHEYRDDGTYEVKLRVIDDDFDENVTNITINVRNRGPVIGLKYEQKLMADERAFLDASGSFDLDGCVVSVSWLIENRTIHGTVINYTFTKPGKYLVRVAVRDDDGALAEKSFEITVQAVRISRETFLFWMWAVVILATVALTIAWKRRTTR; from the coding sequence ATGAATCGCGGCCCCCTGGCCGACTTCAATATGTCCCTGACGACCGCCACCATTCTCGACGACATCGCCTTCACGCCCGAGGCCTTCGACATGGACGGGGCAATATCGCGGTACTTCTGGGACTTTGGAGACGGCTCCACGAGCGATGAGCCCAACCCGACCCACCGCTACCGGACCAAAGGCACATTCTGGCCCACGCTCTATGTCGTAGATGATGACAGCGCGGCGAGCAACATCGCCAGAAAGCAGATTATCGTCGAAAACATCCCGCCGCAGGGCGCGATAAACGCCTCCTCCACCTCCCCCCTCACACTCGAGAAAATCAATCTCACCGCTTCGGGGAGCGACGCGGACGGTACCGTAAAGCTCTATATATGGGACTTTAGCGATGGAACCACTGCGGTGGGCGAAAACGTGAGCCACGAGTACAGGGACGACGGGACCTATGAAGTAAAACTGAGAGTCATAGACGATGATTTTGATGAGAACGTGACCAACATAACGATAAATGTGCGGAACAGAGGCCCTGTGATTGGGCTCAAATACGAACAAAAGCTCATGGCCGACGAGAGAGCATTTCTAGACGCCTCAGGCTCCTTCGACCTGGACGGCTGCGTCGTGTCTGTGAGCTGGCTGATTGAGAACAGGACCATCCACGGCACAGTTATCAATTATACTTTCACAAAGCCGGGGAAATATCTGGTCAGGGTGGCGGTGCGCGACGACGACGGCGCTCTGGCCGAGAAGAGCTTTGAAATAACCGTGCAGGCCGTTAGAATCTCGCGCGAAACATTTCTTTTCTGGATGTGGGCGGTGGTTATTCTCGCCACCGTCGCTCTGACTATTGCGTGGAAAAGGCGCACGACAAGGTAA